The Bernardetia litoralis DSM 6794 genome includes a window with the following:
- a CDS encoding class I SAM-dependent methyltransferase, translating into MFKTTEITAYTIPSDNVIHQRLLFAYYQTVKHVSGSILETGCGVGKGAELFKPHCTHYTALDKNQELIDHLQKQHPEFTFLNQHIPPFANQADESFDTVVTQQVIEHIEDDNFYLKEIQRVLKKGGKMILTTPNIKLSLTRNPWHTREYTAKELETLLKKYFSKVDVKGITGNEKIWEYYNQNKASVAKYKKLDIFNLEQNLPRQILQIPYDILNRMNRKKLQEQDNSLVGSVTMDDYFISDDADKCFDFFAVVEK; encoded by the coding sequence ATGTTCAAAACAACCGAAATAACAGCTTATACCATTCCTAGCGATAACGTAATTCATCAGCGTTTGCTTTTTGCTTATTACCAAACTGTCAAACATGTAAGTGGAAGTATTTTGGAAACGGGTTGTGGCGTGGGAAAAGGTGCAGAACTTTTCAAACCTCATTGTACGCATTATACGGCTCTTGACAAAAACCAAGAACTTATTGACCATTTACAAAAACAGCATCCAGAATTTACTTTTCTGAATCAACATATTCCTCCGTTTGCTAATCAAGCAGATGAGAGTTTTGATACTGTGGTTACGCAGCAAGTCATTGAGCATATTGAAGATGATAATTTTTACCTCAAAGAAATTCAGCGAGTTTTGAAAAAAGGTGGAAAAATGATTCTTACAACGCCAAATATAAAGCTCTCACTTACTCGCAATCCGTGGCACACAAGAGAATATACAGCAAAAGAATTAGAAACACTTTTAAAGAAATATTTTTCAAAAGTAGATGTAAAAGGAATTACAGGAAATGAAAAAATTTGGGAATATTACAACCAAAATAAAGCATCGGTTGCCAAATATAAAAAACTAGACATTTTTAATTTAGAACAAAACTTGCCTAGACAAATTCTTCAAATTCCGTATGATATTTTGAATAGAATGAATCGTAAAAAATTGCAAGAACAGGATAATTCTTTAGTCGGTTCGGTTACAATGGACGATTATTTTATCTCTGATGATGCTGATAAATGCTTTGATTTCTTTGCTGTGGTGGAGAAATAA